The Liquorilactobacillus nagelii DSM 13675 DNA window CTTCAAAAATAATGGCACCTGTTCAGTCCGAACATCACTAAATTGTAAACCAAACCACTGAATTGGTGTTGTACTATGATTTTGCAAAAAAATTCGTGCTGAAATCAACCAGTGTTTCCAAGCTGGTAAAGCAGTGTCAACTGACAATAGTTCACGAATCATAATAAAACAAAAATCACCAATTTGTCGACCCGCTAAAGTCGTATATTTTTGCGGCTGTTTATCAATTGCTCCTTTATTAATTAAATCGTTAACGACTTGACGCAAATAGCCGCTGATCTGATGACTTGTTTTAAAACCTAAATAAAGTTGTAGATTAACTACATTTCGAGTTCCCATCATATCAACCGTATAATAACTAGTATCTGGTTCGTCTGTCGTATTAACTGTCACAAACCAATAAACTTTCGCTCTTTTTGGCTGTTTATCCAAAATCGAGTACAAAACTTCTCGCTTAACACTATAATCAGGTTTAACCTTTGCCAGCATAACTACATTACTCATAAAAAGCGGAATGCTAGTATCTTGGGATAGCTCAATCAATTGTTTGCGGTATTTAAATAGTGAAACCTTTTCCGATTCATCCATTAAATTATCACGCATATGATTGCCAAAATACCAGATAATCATCACGGTCAAAATCAATAGCGTTAATAACAAAGTAATATAACCACCACGCATAATCTTAGTTAAACTTGCCAACAGAAAAAGAATTTCAATTAATCCAAAAATAACTAAAAATACACTTGACCCAAAAGATTTTATTTTTTGCTGTAAATAATTGTGAAGTAATAACGTTGTCATCAACATTGTTAATGTAATTGCTAAACCGTAGGCAGCCTCCATGCGATCTGAGGATTGAAAATACAACACAATTAATAACGTACAAGCACATAATAACCAATTAATTTTGTTAATATAGACTTGACCACGCTCTAAACTTGGATAAGTAATTTTTAAATGGGGTAATAATTTTAACCCCATTGCTTCTTCAACTAAAGTGAACGAACCAGTTATTAAAGCTTGGGATGCAATAATTGCGGCTAAAGTCGCCAAAATAATTCCTGGTAAGCGAAACTCATTTGGTAGCATTTGATAAAAAGGATTAGTCATTAATTGCTGATTAGCAGCGTGCTTTAAAATCCATGCTCCTTGACCGAAATAATTCAAAATTAAAGCAAGATACACTAATGGCCAAGTTGCATAAATGTTTATCCGACCAACATGTCCCATATCTGAATAAAGTGCTTCCGCTCCCGTAGTAGCCAGAAAAATACTGCCTAAAATAAAAATACCCATTGGATTAGCCGATGAAAACAATAGTTGAATCCCATAAACTGGTGATAAAGCCCGCAACACACCCCAATTCGAGCTCAGATTGACTATTCCAAAAAATGCTAAAAATCCAAACCACAAAACCATAATTGGTCCAAAAGCTTTGCCAATTGATGCTGTACCAAAATTCTGAACAATAAATAAAACAGCTAAAATAATAATTGTACCAATAACAACATCAGTTTGATCATTTACAAAAACCTGTCCATGGATGGCCAATCCTTTCAGTCCTTCCAGTGCACTAGTAACAGTTACAGCTGGAGTTAAGGTTCCGTCTGCTAATAAGGCTGCACCGCCGATCAACGCTGGCAACAAAAGCCATTTGGCATTTTTTCGAACTAAAGCGTAAAGTGCAAAAATTCCTCCTTCACCTTTGTTGGACGCACTCATCGCAATTAAGACATACTTAATCGTGGTAATCAGCATTAATGTCCAAAAAATTAATGACAGACAACCTAAAATATATTCTGTTGTTAAATGCTGCTTTCCTAGATCATTTAATAACGCACTCATTACATATAACGGTGAGGTTCCAATATCACCGTAGACTACCCCTAAAGTTATTAAGCACCCAATTAATGACAGACGCCCTTTTTTCCCCATTTTCATCACTCTCTATTCTCTCGTACTTAAAATTATTCAAAATAACGTAATACAAAACCAATTATCACTAAAAGCAGACAAAGCAACAACCATTCTGGTCCAGAAATGATTGCTTTATACTCCAAAAAAGTTAAAAGCACCAGCACCAGTAAGTATACATAATAACGATTTTTCATGTCTAATCACTTCACTTTGCTGTAATTAATTTTGAATAAAACTATATCCAACACCAATGTGAGTTTTAATAAATTTAAGCGATTCGCGTTCTGGTTCAAGTTCTTTTCGCAAAGCAGCAATTGCCACGCGAAGAGAAGTGGTATCATTCAGCGGTTTATCAGGCCACAGAGTTCGCATTAAAAAACCATGTGTTAATACTTTGGCTGTGTTATCGGCCAGCAGACACAGTAAATTATACGTCGTTTCAGTTAAATTAAGCGGTTGTTGGTCTAAGTAAGCCGTTTGACTGAAAAAGTCAATTTTTAAGGGACCATTTTGATAAATACGCTGCTCATCATGCGTATTTTCCAAATAGGCCTTCCGTCTTAAAGCAACTCTAATCCGTGCCAACATTTCATTAATTGAAAATGGTTTGATCAGATAATCATCTGCTCCCTTATCTAAAGCAGTGATTTTATCTGTTTCATCACTGCGAGCCGAAATTACAATAATTGGTGTTAATTGATTTTGACGAATTTTTTCAATTACTAATACCCCATCTATGTCTGGCAGACCCAGATCGAGTAAAATCACAGCTGGTTGAAACAAGCGTTGACTCGCCAATGCTGTTTGTCCATCCCTAGCCCACTCAAATTGATATTGATTTGCTTTCAATGTCATCGTTATCAAGCGACCAACCTCTTGGTCATCTTCGACTAATAAAATTCGTGTTTTACTCATTTCTTTCCCTCCATAATGGTAACGTAAACCAGAATTTAACCCCTTGCGGCTGAACATTTTCCGCTCCAATTTCACCACCACAGATTGTTATAATTGCTTGACAAAGTGCTAGCCCAATTCCAAGCCCTTTGCGACCAGAATAAGCATTGGACTGACTGTAAAATAACGTAAAAATTTGTTTTAATTGTCGATTTTCAAGATGTGGTCCATTATTATAAACTGTGATTTTTGCAAATTGCTGATTAAGCTGAATTGCATTTAAATAGATTTTAGCTGTTGGGGGAGTGTATTTCATCGCATTATTTAACAAATTAACTAAAACTTGAACGATTAGCTGCCCATCCGTTGCCACTAACAAACTAGGGTCTACCAAATTTGTCTGGATTTTTCGTTCTTCTGTTTTTGAAACACTGTGGCTGAGAGCCGCTTCAAAAATATCAGCTAACAATTCCGGACTCTTTTTAGCTTGAAGTTCGCCACTGTCAACTTTAGTCATCGCTAATAAGTTCTCAACTAAATCAATCAACCAAGCCGCATCATGATTGATTGAACGATAAAGTTCCTGCCGTTGGTCACTTGTCAGAGAATACTCTGCCTGCAGCAAAACATCAGCATTCCCATAAATTGCAGTTAATGGTGTCCGCAAGTCGTGGGAAATCCCCCGCAAAAGATCTGATCGCAATTTTTCTTGCTTAACTTGAGCTTCAATCTTTGTTTGTCTTTGCAAATTCAAGTTGCGTTGAATCGCTTGTTCGGACTCTTCACAAATCGAAACTGCCAGGTTAAAGGCTAGCATATCATTAAAGCTACGTCTTTTTACAGCAATTGCAATCACGGCAATCGTCTGCCGTTGATTTTTTAACGGTAAATAAATGAAATCACTGTGCGCTTCAATCTTAGTTCCCCAACCTGCACGCGCATGATTCTCAAATGCCCATTTTAAAGCTTTTTGTTC harbors:
- a CDS encoding response regulator transcription factor, whose protein sequence is MSKTRILLVEDDQEVGRLITMTLKANQYQFEWARDGQTALASQRLFQPAVILLDLGLPDIDGVLVIEKIRQNQLTPIIVISARSDETDKITALDKGADDYLIKPFSINEMLARIRVALRRKAYLENTHDEQRIYQNGPLKIDFFSQTAYLDQQPLNLTETTYNLLCLLADNTAKVLTHGFLMRTLWPDKPLNDTTSLRVAIAALRKELEPERESLKFIKTHIGVGYSFIQN
- a CDS encoding KUP/HAK/KT family potassium transporter; the protein is MKMGKKGRLSLIGCLITLGVVYGDIGTSPLYVMSALLNDLGKQHLTTEYILGCLSLIFWTLMLITTIKYVLIAMSASNKGEGGIFALYALVRKNAKWLLLPALIGGAALLADGTLTPAVTVTSALEGLKGLAIHGQVFVNDQTDVVIGTIIILAVLFIVQNFGTASIGKAFGPIMVLWFGFLAFFGIVNLSSNWGVLRALSPVYGIQLLFSSANPMGIFILGSIFLATTGAEALYSDMGHVGRINIYATWPLVYLALILNYFGQGAWILKHAANQQLMTNPFYQMLPNEFRLPGIILATLAAIIASQALITGSFTLVEEAMGLKLLPHLKITYPSLERGQVYINKINWLLCACTLLIVLYFQSSDRMEAAYGLAITLTMLMTTLLLHNYLQQKIKSFGSSVFLVIFGLIEILFLLASLTKIMRGGYITLLLTLLILTVMIIWYFGNHMRDNLMDESEKVSLFKYRKQLIELSQDTSIPLFMSNVVMLAKVKPDYSVKREVLYSILDKQPKRAKVYWFVTVNTTDEPDTSYYTVDMMGTRNVVNLQLYLGFKTSHQISGYLRQVVNDLINKGAIDKQPQKYTTLAGRQIGDFCFIMIRELLSVDTALPAWKHWLISARIFLQNHSTTPIQWFGLQFSDVRTEQVPLFLKRRKLKKVYLKEIKNSTK